A genomic window from Algoriphagus sp. Y33 includes:
- a CDS encoding glycosyltransferase family 2 protein, whose protein sequence is MKFSVIIPVYNRPEELRELVLSLTEQTFADFEVIVIEDGSTQDSKNVVNDFDVKLCIHYLSQSNTGQGFARNNGMKIASGDFFVILDSDVILPSDYLEKLSNAIQDRGLDAFGGPDAAKDDFSELQKAMDFAMTSIWTTGGIRGKIKDPSKYQARGFNMGVSRRVFETIGGFLDPNRGEDIEWSIRIKKAGFRLELIQEAYVYHKRKNTLLSFVRQAFSFGRNRVNVSRFQPGAIAIVHWLPTAFLLFSLSIPLLYLVYKPLFHLNLYMFLIWSVGVILSSTFHNRSVKVGLLSYVTSILQLWSYGLGLPYELLNKSVKG, encoded by the coding sequence ATGAAGTTCTCGGTAATCATACCGGTCTACAATCGTCCCGAAGAGTTACGCGAATTAGTACTTAGCCTTACAGAGCAGACTTTCGCTGATTTTGAGGTAATCGTGATTGAAGACGGCTCCACGCAGGATTCGAAAAATGTTGTCAATGATTTTGATGTAAAGCTGTGTATCCATTATTTGTCACAGTCCAATACAGGACAGGGATTTGCCAGAAACAATGGGATGAAAATTGCCTCCGGTGATTTTTTTGTTATCCTCGACTCTGATGTGATTTTGCCCTCCGATTATTTAGAAAAGCTTTCGAATGCCATTCAGGATAGAGGTCTTGATGCTTTTGGAGGACCTGATGCAGCGAAGGATGATTTTTCGGAATTACAAAAAGCGATGGATTTTGCTATGACTTCTATTTGGACGACCGGTGGAATCCGTGGTAAAATAAAAGATCCGTCCAAGTACCAGGCCCGCGGATTCAATATGGGGGTTTCCCGAAGGGTTTTTGAAACGATAGGAGGTTTTTTGGATCCTAATCGTGGCGAAGATATAGAGTGGAGTATAAGGATTAAAAAGGCGGGCTTCAGGCTGGAATTGATTCAGGAAGCGTATGTGTACCATAAGCGCAAAAACACATTGCTTTCATTTGTCAGACAGGCTTTTTCTTTTGGGAGAAATCGGGTGAATGTTTCTAGATTTCAACCTGGAGCCATTGCCATTGTTCATTGGTTACCAACGGCATTTCTGTTGTTTAGTCTTTCAATTCCCCTTTTGTATTTAGTGTATAAACCGCTCTTCCATCTCAATTTATACATGTTCCTAATCTGGAGCGTCGGTGTGATCCTTTCATCCACCTTTCATAATCGTTCTGTAAAAGTAGGTCTATTGAGTTATGTTACTTCAATTTTACAACTCTGGTCTTACGGGCTTGGGCTGCCTTATGAGCTCTTGAATAAGTCCGTAAAAGGTTAA